The following are encoded in a window of Aromatoleum petrolei genomic DNA:
- a CDS encoding bifunctional enoyl-CoA hydratase/phosphate acetyltransferase: MDRNVTDFIQNRTFDEIQVGDRAQLVRTLRPDDIHLFAVMSGDVNPTHVDPEFARSSQFREIVGHSMWGSTLISTILGTEFPGPGTVYVSQGLNFHRPITIGDTLTITVTCREKFEHNHHMVFDCLALNQDGLKVIDGVAEVQAPTEKIKRARVHLPEVTISDRELRYGHLLSITAGMAPIPIAVAHPCDAESLRGPIQAAQAGLVIPVLVGPEMKIRAIAEQEGIDLHGARIIDVAHSHEAAETAVTLAREGQVEALMKGSLHTDELMGAVVSKAGGLRTARRISHVFLADVPTYPHPLLITDAAINIEPTLEDKVDIIQNAIDLAHVMGLPEPKVAILSAVETVTSKIRSTIDAAALCKMADRGQIKGGLLDGPLAFDNAVSLVAAKTKGIRSLVAGNADILVVPDLESGNMVAKQLEYLANALMAGVVLGARVPIVLTSRADTAETRAASCAIVQLMAHKKREARLA; this comes from the coding sequence ATGGATCGCAACGTCACCGACTTCATCCAGAACCGCACCTTCGACGAGATCCAGGTGGGCGACCGCGCCCAGCTCGTCCGCACCCTGCGGCCGGACGACATCCACCTCTTCGCCGTCATGTCCGGCGACGTGAATCCGACCCACGTCGATCCCGAATTCGCGCGCTCCAGCCAGTTCCGCGAAATCGTCGGCCACAGCATGTGGGGCAGCACGCTGATCTCCACCATCCTCGGCACCGAATTCCCCGGCCCGGGCACCGTCTATGTGTCCCAGGGACTCAATTTCCACCGCCCGATCACGATCGGCGACACGCTGACGATCACCGTTACCTGCCGCGAGAAGTTCGAACACAACCATCACATGGTGTTCGACTGCCTCGCGCTCAACCAGGACGGCCTGAAAGTCATCGACGGCGTCGCCGAGGTGCAGGCGCCCACCGAGAAGATCAAGCGCGCACGCGTACACCTCCCCGAAGTCACGATCTCCGACCGCGAACTGCGCTACGGCCACCTGCTGTCCATCACGGCGGGCATGGCGCCGATCCCGATCGCCGTCGCCCACCCCTGCGACGCCGAGTCGCTGCGCGGCCCGATCCAGGCCGCACAAGCGGGCCTCGTCATTCCGGTGCTGGTCGGCCCCGAAATGAAGATCCGCGCGATCGCCGAGCAGGAAGGCATCGACCTGCACGGCGCGCGCATCATCGACGTCGCCCATAGCCATGAAGCGGCCGAGACGGCCGTGACGCTCGCCCGCGAAGGGCAGGTCGAGGCACTGATGAAGGGCTCGCTGCACACCGACGAACTGATGGGCGCGGTCGTGTCGAAGGCGGGCGGACTGCGCACCGCGCGCCGCATCAGCCACGTCTTCCTCGCCGACGTGCCGACCTACCCGCACCCGCTGTTGATCACCGACGCTGCGATCAACATCGAGCCCACCCTCGAGGACAAGGTCGACATCATCCAGAACGCGATCGACCTCGCCCATGTCATGGGCCTGCCCGAACCCAAGGTCGCGATCCTGTCGGCGGTCGAGACGGTCACCTCGAAGATCCGCTCCACCATCGACGCCGCCGCGCTGTGCAAGATGGCCGACCGCGGCCAGATCAAGGGCGGCCTGCTCGATGGTCCGCTCGCCTTCGACAACGCCGTCTCGCTCGTCGCCGCCAAGACCAAGGGCATCCGCTCGCTGGTCGCGGGCAACGCGGACATTCTCGTCGTGCCCGACCTCGAATCGGGCAACATGGTGGCCAAGCAGCTCGAGTATCTCGCCAACGCGCTGATGGCCGGCGTCGTGCTCGGCGCACGCGTGCCCATCGTGCTCACCAGCCGCGCCGACACCGCCGAAACGCGCGCCGCCTCGTGCGCGATCGTGCAACTCATGGCGCACAAGAAGCGCGAGGCGCGGCTCGCATGA
- a CDS encoding acetate/propionate family kinase — MKAVLVINAGSSSLKFALFAIEPELAHSPALSGQIEGIGATPLLSAKDAAGHRYHEPVLTGGSQGEQHKDALNHLFRWLSAHNPDLDIVAAGHRIVHGGELHSAPVVLNESVLRDLEGFIPLAPLHQPHNLRAVRAVAALIPEIPQVGCFDTAFHRTQSPLAQAFALPRAISAEGVKRYGFHGLSYDYVARKLPDVIGERANGAVLIAHLGNGASMCAMREGKSVATTMGFTAVEGLMMGTRTGSLDPGVLLYLMEQKGMNAKALTNLLYKESGLLGVSGISQDMRTLLASDARAAREAVDLFCYRIAREIGSLAAAAGGLDALVFTGGIGEHAAPVRAQVAKLSAWLGVAIDPEANDAHALRIDAPASRVAVAVVPTNEEGMIARYTLERLAH, encoded by the coding sequence ATGAAGGCTGTACTCGTCATCAACGCCGGCTCCAGCAGCCTCAAGTTCGCGCTTTTCGCGATCGAACCGGAGCTCGCCCACAGCCCGGCGCTGTCCGGACAGATCGAAGGCATCGGCGCCACGCCGCTGCTGTCCGCCAAGGACGCGGCAGGCCATCGCTACCACGAACCCGTGCTGACCGGCGGCAGCCAGGGCGAACAGCACAAGGACGCGCTCAACCACCTGTTCCGCTGGCTCAGTGCCCACAATCCCGACCTCGACATCGTCGCCGCGGGCCACCGCATTGTGCACGGCGGCGAGCTCCACAGCGCGCCCGTGGTGCTCAACGAGTCGGTCCTGCGCGACCTCGAAGGCTTCATCCCGCTCGCTCCGCTGCACCAGCCGCACAACCTGCGCGCGGTGCGCGCCGTCGCGGCCCTGATCCCCGAGATTCCGCAGGTCGGCTGCTTCGACACCGCCTTCCATCGCACGCAATCCCCGCTGGCCCAGGCCTTCGCCCTGCCGCGCGCGATCAGCGCCGAGGGAGTCAAGCGCTACGGCTTCCATGGCCTGTCCTACGATTACGTTGCGCGCAAGCTCCCGGACGTGATCGGCGAACGCGCGAACGGCGCCGTGCTGATCGCCCATTTGGGCAACGGCGCGTCGATGTGCGCGATGCGCGAAGGCAAGAGCGTCGCCACGACGATGGGCTTCACCGCCGTCGAAGGCCTGATGATGGGCACGCGCACCGGCAGCCTCGACCCCGGCGTGCTGCTCTACCTGATGGAACAGAAGGGCATGAACGCCAAGGCGCTGACGAATCTGCTGTACAAGGAGTCCGGCCTGCTCGGCGTCTCCGGCATCAGCCAGGACATGCGCACCCTGCTCGCATCGGACGCCCGCGCGGCACGGGAAGCGGTGGATCTCTTCTGCTACCGCATCGCCCGTGAAATCGGCTCGCTCGCGGCCGCCGCTGGCGGTCTGGACGCACTGGTGTTCACCGGCGGCATCGGCGAACACGCCGCGCCGGTGCGCGCCCAGGTCGCGAAGCTCTCCGCCTGGCTGGGCGTCGCCATCGACCCGGAAGCGAACGACGCACACGCGCTGCGCATCGACGCCCCGGCGAGCCGCGTCGCCGTGGCCGTCGTGCCGACCAACGAGGAAGGCATGATCGCCCGCTACACGCTGGAACGCCTCGCGCACTGA
- a CDS encoding glutamate synthase subunit beta, with product MGKPTGFLEYQRLSEAYEPVAERLKKYKEFILRLTDEEAAVQGARCMDCGIPFCNNGCPVNNIIPDWNDLVYRNQWKEAIEVLHSTNNFPEFTGRICPAPCEAACTLNINADAVGIKSIEHAIIDKAWEEGWVQPRSATAKTGKKVAVVGSGPAGLAAAQQLARVGHDVTVFEKNTRIGGLLRYGIPDFKMEKGLIDRRMAQMEAEGVRFRTGVIVGADTTAPGIANDAKEFVGAEALQKEFDAVILAAGSEVPRDLPVPGRELGGVHFALEFLIPQNKAVAGDGPNPISAEGKHVVVIGGGDTGSDCVGTSNRHGAASVTQFELMPMPPEQEDKALTWPYWPIKLRTSSSHEEGCERDFAVATKEFFGKDGKVTGLKAVRLEWKDGRMSEIAGSEFDVKADLVFFAMGFTNPLGKLLEAFGVEKDARGNAKATTDGAGCYATSAPKVFAAGDVRRGQSLVVWAIREGRQCAREVDQFLMGESVLPR from the coding sequence ATGGGCAAGCCCACAGGATTTCTGGAGTATCAGCGTCTGTCGGAGGCCTACGAGCCGGTTGCGGAGCGCCTGAAGAAGTACAAGGAGTTCATCCTGCGTCTGACCGACGAAGAGGCGGCGGTGCAGGGCGCGCGCTGCATGGATTGCGGCATCCCCTTCTGCAACAACGGCTGTCCGGTCAATAACATCATTCCGGACTGGAATGATCTCGTGTATCGCAACCAGTGGAAGGAGGCGATCGAGGTCCTGCACTCGACCAACAATTTTCCCGAGTTCACCGGCCGCATCTGCCCCGCGCCATGCGAGGCGGCATGCACCCTGAACATCAATGCCGATGCGGTCGGAATCAAGTCGATCGAGCATGCGATCATCGACAAGGCGTGGGAAGAGGGCTGGGTGCAGCCCCGTTCGGCTACCGCAAAGACCGGCAAGAAGGTCGCCGTCGTCGGCTCCGGCCCCGCGGGCCTCGCCGCAGCGCAGCAGTTGGCGCGCGTCGGCCACGACGTGACGGTGTTCGAGAAGAACACGCGTATTGGCGGCCTGCTGCGCTACGGCATCCCCGACTTCAAGATGGAGAAGGGGCTGATCGATCGGCGCATGGCGCAGATGGAAGCCGAGGGCGTGCGCTTCCGCACCGGCGTGATCGTCGGAGCCGATACGACCGCGCCCGGCATCGCCAATGACGCGAAGGAATTCGTCGGCGCGGAGGCGCTGCAGAAGGAATTCGACGCGGTGATCCTCGCTGCGGGTTCGGAAGTGCCGCGCGATCTGCCGGTTCCGGGCCGCGAGCTGGGCGGGGTGCATTTCGCGCTGGAGTTCCTCATTCCGCAGAACAAGGCGGTGGCCGGCGACGGCCCGAACCCGATCTCGGCGGAAGGCAAGCACGTCGTCGTGATCGGCGGCGGCGATACCGGTTCCGACTGTGTGGGCACGTCGAACCGCCACGGCGCGGCGAGCGTGACCCAGTTCGAGCTGATGCCGATGCCGCCGGAGCAGGAGGACAAGGCGCTGACTTGGCCGTACTGGCCGATCAAGCTGCGCACGTCCTCGTCGCACGAGGAAGGCTGCGAGCGCGACTTCGCCGTTGCGACCAAGGAATTCTTCGGCAAGGACGGCAAGGTGACCGGCCTGAAAGCGGTGCGGCTCGAGTGGAAGGACGGCCGCATGTCGGAGATCGCGGGGTCGGAATTCGACGTGAAGGCCGATCTGGTGTTCTTCGCGATGGGCTTCACGAACCCGCTGGGCAAGCTGCTCGAGGCCTTCGGCGTGGAGAAGGATGCGCGCGGCAATGCCAAGGCGACAACTGACGGTGCCGGGTGCTATGCCACCAGCGCGCCGAAGGTGTTTGCTGCCGGCGACGTGCGCCGCGGCCAGTCGCTGGTCGTGTGGGCGATCCGCGAGGGGCGTCAATGCGCGCGTGAGGTCGATCAGTTCCTCATGGGTGAAAGCGTCCTGCCCCGCTGA